Proteins encoded together in one Citromicrobium bathyomarinum window:
- a CDS encoding efflux RND transporter periplasmic adaptor subunit: MTRRKLAIIAGIALLAAALLLMLWPDGQVDTHADEEAAEAELPEGLILIGEEQIRAAEIEVAAVQTGAAVELVFPATVAASPTASARIDARASGVVRSVGKTLGDYVRQGETVARIESADAAALASQLSVARARVTELSAAYERERRLFDANVTARQDLEAARANLDVARSELNRAQAAVAAAGVSGDGRSLAVTSPLSGRVTAAPIVLGSFVDAGEELYRVVNPNGLQIEVALPSEDAARIQPGDEAALIVGDGREIGARVRSVTPSLDLESRSATAVLGLTRAVPGLQPGSFLQARIRPSGEVDRSRIAVPEDAVQVLEGRDVVFVRTQRGFQAREVEVGSRSAGMVTILSGLTAGQRIATDNAFLLKSELGKENVEDDD, from the coding sequence ATGACCCGTAGAAAATTGGCGATCATCGCCGGAATCGCCCTTCTTGCGGCAGCACTGTTGCTGATGCTCTGGCCAGATGGCCAGGTTGACACTCATGCCGACGAGGAAGCGGCTGAAGCCGAATTGCCAGAAGGCTTGATCCTGATCGGAGAAGAACAGATTCGCGCGGCCGAAATCGAGGTAGCCGCAGTGCAAACCGGTGCGGCAGTTGAACTGGTATTCCCCGCGACCGTCGCAGCGAGCCCGACCGCTAGCGCCCGGATCGATGCGCGCGCATCTGGTGTTGTTCGCAGCGTTGGCAAGACGCTTGGCGATTATGTCCGTCAAGGCGAGACCGTCGCACGTATAGAAAGCGCCGATGCCGCGGCTCTCGCTTCGCAGCTTAGCGTTGCCCGTGCCCGGGTAACCGAGCTTTCGGCTGCCTATGAACGCGAGCGGCGCCTGTTCGATGCGAATGTAACAGCGCGCCAGGATCTCGAAGCCGCCCGCGCCAATCTGGACGTCGCGCGTTCCGAACTGAACCGTGCACAGGCTGCTGTCGCGGCAGCAGGTGTAAGCGGCGATGGACGTTCGCTCGCGGTGACGAGTCCACTTTCGGGCCGCGTCACCGCTGCCCCCATCGTGCTCGGCTCATTCGTCGATGCCGGCGAGGAGCTTTACCGCGTCGTCAACCCGAACGGTCTCCAGATTGAGGTGGCGTTGCCTTCAGAAGACGCCGCGCGCATCCAGCCTGGCGACGAGGCGGCGCTGATCGTCGGCGATGGCCGCGAGATTGGTGCACGTGTGCGCTCGGTCACACCATCGCTCGATCTCGAAAGCCGCAGTGCCACCGCTGTACTCGGTCTGACGCGCGCTGTTCCCGGCCTTCAGCCTGGTTCTTTCCTCCAGGCGCGCATTCGTCCTTCGGGCGAAGTGGACCGGAGCCGCATCGCAGTTCCCGAAGATGCCGTGCAGGTGCTCGAAGGCCGCGATGTCGTCTTCGTGCGAACGCAGCGTGGGTTCCAGGCGCGAGAAGTCGAAGTCGGCAGCCGGTCCGCCGGAATGGTGACGATCCTGTCTGGCCTCACCGCCGGGCAGCGAATCGCGACCGATAACGCCTTCCTGTTGAAGTCTGAACTCGGAAAGGAGAACGTCGAAGATGACGACTGA
- a CDS encoding TolC family protein: MSATSWRGALIAGLSIAAIATPMVAHGQELLSLEDALTRTGVVSETTEAELNPRIVGPRADAEAARLLVEQARLQPNPEVSLEVEEFAGSGAFSGLRATEYTLAVGQRIELGGKRGARVGAAQAEAQLAGLRAELADAELGFLVRERYVAAAAAASRVDLARDVVERNQELARIAGVLVEVGREPPLRALRAEAALAEARAELQAAQAASVAARTALASLWGEQGTPPLVPGDFPDIEPPVTVLISTTGLQLQVARAESTAAAAEIERERSLRIPDPVVSAGVRRFEESNDHAFLVGVSIPLPFRDRNQGNIAAAQARLRAANAREAVALADFEQSVARARAQYLAAETRVETLSTTSLPQAEEALRLVRIGYRNGRFPLIEVLSAAEARDAIREALIAAQEDRGQAAAELIRLAAQ; the protein is encoded by the coding sequence ATGTCAGCCACAAGTTGGCGGGGCGCCTTGATTGCAGGGCTCTCCATCGCCGCGATTGCCACGCCCATGGTCGCACATGGGCAAGAGCTTCTATCGCTGGAAGACGCGTTGACCCGGACAGGCGTAGTTAGCGAAACCACGGAAGCGGAGTTAAATCCACGCATCGTCGGTCCTCGGGCGGACGCCGAGGCCGCGCGTTTGCTCGTGGAGCAGGCCCGACTTCAGCCCAACCCTGAAGTCTCTCTCGAGGTCGAGGAGTTTGCTGGCAGCGGTGCCTTTTCCGGGCTGAGAGCGACCGAGTACACGCTTGCGGTAGGGCAGCGGATCGAGCTGGGCGGCAAGCGCGGCGCACGTGTCGGGGCTGCCCAGGCAGAGGCGCAGCTGGCGGGCTTGCGAGCCGAGCTTGCCGATGCCGAGCTCGGCTTCCTCGTTCGCGAGCGTTATGTTGCGGCGGCTGCTGCAGCTTCGCGTGTCGACCTCGCCCGCGACGTGGTAGAGCGTAACCAAGAACTTGCGCGCATAGCCGGTGTGTTGGTCGAGGTGGGCCGCGAACCACCGCTGCGTGCCTTGCGCGCGGAGGCTGCCCTCGCGGAAGCGAGAGCGGAACTTCAGGCGGCGCAAGCGGCCAGCGTAGCGGCACGCACGGCGCTTGCCTCGTTATGGGGCGAGCAAGGAACGCCACCACTCGTGCCTGGCGATTTTCCCGATATTGAGCCGCCAGTGACGGTGCTGATCTCGACGACAGGTCTGCAATTGCAGGTGGCGCGTGCAGAAAGCACGGCGGCGGCCGCCGAAATCGAGCGCGAGCGCAGTTTGCGCATCCCCGACCCAGTCGTTTCGGCCGGTGTTCGGCGCTTCGAGGAAAGTAACGACCACGCGTTCCTTGTTGGCGTTTCAATTCCGCTTCCTTTTCGCGATCGCAACCAGGGCAATATTGCCGCTGCCCAAGCTAGGTTACGTGCAGCCAATGCTCGCGAGGCGGTGGCCCTGGCCGACTTCGAACAATCGGTGGCCCGCGCGCGAGCGCAATATCTCGCCGCCGAAACGCGCGTTGAAACACTTTCAACAACCTCACTTCCGCAGGCCGAGGAGGCGCTGCGGCTCGTCCGCATCGGATACCGCAACGGTCGCTTCCCGCTGATCGAGGTGTTGAGCGCGGCAGAAGCGCGCGATGCCATCCGCGAGGCTTTGATCGCCGCGCAGGAAGACCGGGGACAGGCTGCCGCCGAGCTTATCAGGCTTGCAGCACAATGA
- a CDS encoding ParB/RepB/Spo0J family partition protein, translating to MIQSISLKKLAASPRNVRKSSDVLADLQLRADIAARGLLQNLVVRKGKRGKFEVEAGGRRLAQLQALAGEGTLPENHEVTCLVIEGEESEVREASLAENFQRLAMNPADEAQAFASIIEAGATTEDVARRFGLTVRFVEGRLRLAALAPCVFEALADGTITLDMAKAYGAISDVERQAHVYAELQDAWYQITPDTIRRMVLDATVRGSDPRAVLVGRDAYLAAGGRIERELFDDDASESWIDIALLEDLAHKAMEEAAEKTAIEYGLAWVRPTLGNYVSHDLVEGLGRLPCEPAPMTEQEAQELGELEADYDRVAAVLEDEDSEEDEVAKAEQELVVIDRAMRALNDRPPVLADELKSEAGAFLVLSRNGEPTLVPQFYTETEVITDDDGAIEAIEESGVAKPKGSSLSQRLLDELAMQRRDILAIHLANDPALALDFMVFTLADADGHDWRARKASTLVGSIASGPVAGFEAKDAPASAALAEFAGSLDESWRSGETDVERFARFQSLSDEARSAWLGHVVSRTLVASLACEGDRSVPMHEALGALLEIETAHWWRPTAANYFDRVAKARTLEALDAAGGPELVSRYAASKKAELASAAERIFSGNFIGEAEVKERAQAWVPAIMLFTAAQEVAPIGVEVDEAVSDDATDEIAEQAA from the coding sequence ATGATCCAGTCTATTTCCTTGAAGAAGCTCGCTGCGAGCCCGCGCAACGTTCGCAAGTCGAGCGACGTGCTGGCCGACCTCCAGCTGCGGGCAGACATTGCTGCGCGCGGCCTGTTGCAAAACCTGGTCGTACGCAAAGGAAAGCGCGGCAAATTCGAAGTCGAGGCCGGCGGTCGCCGTCTGGCTCAGCTCCAGGCGCTGGCCGGAGAAGGCACGCTTCCCGAGAACCACGAGGTCACTTGCCTAGTTATCGAAGGCGAAGAAAGCGAAGTAAGGGAAGCGAGCCTCGCCGAGAACTTTCAGCGCCTTGCGATGAATCCGGCCGACGAAGCGCAGGCCTTCGCTTCCATCATCGAGGCGGGGGCCACCACCGAAGACGTGGCGCGCCGCTTTGGCCTCACTGTCCGGTTCGTCGAAGGACGTTTGCGCCTGGCCGCTCTCGCACCCTGCGTCTTCGAAGCGCTCGCCGATGGCACGATCACGCTCGACATGGCCAAGGCCTACGGCGCGATCTCCGACGTTGAGCGCCAGGCGCATGTTTATGCCGAGTTGCAGGACGCCTGGTACCAGATCACGCCCGATACGATTCGCCGTATGGTGCTCGATGCCACGGTGCGCGGTTCCGATCCGCGAGCTGTTCTCGTCGGACGCGATGCCTACCTCGCCGCAGGTGGCCGGATTGAGCGCGAACTGTTCGACGATGATGCCAGCGAGAGCTGGATCGATATCGCGCTGCTCGAGGACCTCGCGCACAAGGCCATGGAAGAGGCGGCAGAAAAGACCGCGATCGAATATGGCCTTGCCTGGGTCCGGCCGACGCTTGGCAACTACGTCAGCCACGACCTTGTTGAAGGTCTCGGTCGCTTGCCCTGCGAGCCTGCGCCGATGACCGAGCAGGAAGCGCAGGAGCTCGGTGAGCTCGAGGCCGACTACGACCGCGTTGCCGCCGTGCTCGAAGACGAAGACAGCGAGGAGGACGAGGTCGCCAAGGCCGAACAGGAACTCGTCGTCATCGATCGCGCCATGCGCGCGCTCAATGATCGGCCGCCGGTACTCGCCGACGAACTGAAATCCGAGGCTGGTGCCTTCCTCGTCCTCTCGCGCAATGGCGAGCCGACATTGGTCCCGCAGTTCTATACCGAGACCGAGGTCATCACCGACGACGATGGCGCTATCGAAGCCATCGAGGAAAGCGGAGTGGCGAAGCCCAAGGGCAGCTCGCTGTCCCAGCGCCTGCTTGACGAGCTCGCGATGCAGCGCCGCGACATCCTGGCCATCCATCTCGCCAACGATCCGGCACTGGCGCTCGACTTCATGGTCTTCACGCTCGCGGATGCCGATGGGCACGACTGGCGCGCCAGAAAGGCATCGACGCTTGTCGGCTCCATCGCGTCTGGACCGGTTGCCGGGTTTGAGGCCAAGGATGCACCGGCGAGCGCTGCTCTGGCCGAGTTCGCTGGTTCGCTCGACGAAAGCTGGCGCTCGGGCGAGACCGACGTCGAGCGGTTTGCCAGGTTCCAGTCGCTTTCCGATGAGGCGCGTTCGGCCTGGCTTGGTCATGTCGTCTCGCGCACGCTCGTCGCCAGCCTAGCCTGCGAAGGCGATCGTTCGGTGCCCATGCACGAAGCGCTCGGGGCACTTCTGGAAATCGAAACCGCGCATTGGTGGCGTCCCACCGCGGCAAACTATTTCGACCGCGTGGCCAAGGCTCGCACGCTCGAAGCGCTCGATGCTGCGGGTGGTCCGGAGCTGGTCAGCCGATACGCTGCTTCGAAGAAGGCTGAGCTTGCGAGCGCAGCCGAGCGCATCTTCTCAGGCAACTTCATCGGCGAGGCCGAGGTCAAGGAGCGGGCGCAAGCCTGGGTTCCTGCGATCATGCTGTTCACTGCTGCTCAGGAGGTCGCGCCGATTGGTGTCGAAGTCGACGAGGCAGTCAGCGACGATGCGACAGACGAAATTGCCGAGCAGGCTGCCTGA
- a CDS encoding cytochrome c/FTR1 family iron permease: protein MTLRAFAVQLIAFLSIAVAMPASAGTHGAVQTTWRLLDYIAVDYTEAVSDGEVTNELEYAEMQEFSASVAKRMAALPANAQRAQLVADAEALVESISAKVEPAVVARDARRLASELIAAFPVPLAPEAAPDLARGAALYAQNCASCHGPSGGGDGPAAEGLDPPPIAFDDVIRARERSAFALYQVIGQGLEGTAMPGFSDLPAEDRWSLAYYSGSIAFENVERGRRIWNDDPKIRARIPDLAALSGLTPAALGEAIGTERADAVMAYLRAHPEAVASDTTGSLALARERLQQSLAAYEAGNKAEARELALSAYLDGFEPLEAVLSTRDADLLASVETGMAELRAAIGRGDPVAAVAQRVNALDVLFYHAETVLAPDNASEASAFAGAFAILLREGLEALLIVIAMIAFLRKAERTEVLPFVHGGWLSALVAGGLTWVAATYLIGISGAGRELVEGFGSLFAALVLLSVGIWMHGKSQAGEWQRYIQKTMQHALSRRSAWFLFGLAFLVVYREVFETILFFAALWTQGHADAIFVGAASAIVLLALIAWAMLRYSRRLPIGTFFAYSSILIGILAVVLAGKGISGLQEAGLLGITPLPNLPRVPILGIAPALEPVAGQIITLALIALGYWRNRRKGMQVRTPQAEAG from the coding sequence ATGACGCTACGTGCTTTTGCGGTCCAATTGATCGCTTTCCTGTCGATCGCAGTCGCAATGCCCGCTTCTGCAGGCACGCATGGCGCGGTTCAGACGACCTGGCGCCTGCTAGATTACATCGCCGTGGATTACACTGAGGCCGTCAGCGACGGTGAAGTCACGAACGAGCTGGAATATGCCGAAATGCAGGAATTTTCTGCCTCGGTAGCCAAACGCATGGCTGCTCTGCCCGCAAACGCGCAACGTGCCCAACTGGTTGCGGACGCAGAGGCTCTCGTCGAGTCAATCTCGGCGAAGGTGGAGCCTGCTGTCGTCGCGCGCGACGCGCGCAGATTGGCAAGCGAGCTGATCGCGGCGTTTCCCGTTCCGCTTGCGCCCGAGGCGGCACCCGACCTCGCGCGAGGTGCCGCACTGTACGCCCAGAACTGCGCAAGCTGTCATGGCCCAAGCGGTGGCGGCGACGGCCCTGCCGCAGAGGGACTCGATCCCCCGCCAATCGCTTTTGACGACGTCATCCGTGCCCGCGAGCGCAGCGCTTTCGCGCTCTATCAGGTCATCGGACAAGGGCTGGAAGGAACGGCCATGCCGGGCTTTTCCGATCTCCCGGCGGAAGATCGCTGGAGCCTTGCCTATTATTCAGGGTCGATCGCATTTGAGAATGTAGAGCGCGGCAGACGGATCTGGAACGACGATCCGAAAATCCGGGCGCGTATTCCTGACCTCGCCGCTCTATCCGGCCTTACCCCGGCAGCCCTTGGCGAGGCGATCGGCACCGAGCGTGCCGATGCCGTTATGGCCTATTTGCGGGCTCATCCCGAAGCCGTGGCCAGCGATACGACCGGCTCACTCGCTTTGGCACGCGAACGCTTGCAGCAAAGTCTTGCCGCTTACGAAGCGGGTAATAAGGCCGAAGCGCGCGAACTCGCGCTCTCGGCCTATCTCGATGGCTTCGAACCTTTGGAAGCCGTTTTAAGCACGCGCGATGCAGACCTGCTCGCATCTGTCGAAACCGGCATGGCCGAGCTTCGAGCGGCAATAGGTCGCGGGGATCCGGTGGCCGCCGTCGCCCAAAGGGTGAATGCGCTCGACGTTCTTTTCTACCACGCCGAGACGGTTCTCGCCCCGGACAATGCCAGTGAGGCCTCGGCATTCGCAGGAGCCTTTGCGATCCTGTTGCGCGAAGGGCTCGAGGCGTTGCTGATCGTGATCGCGATGATCGCGTTCCTGCGCAAGGCCGAGAGAACCGAAGTTCTGCCCTTCGTCCATGGCGGATGGCTGTCGGCCCTTGTCGCCGGTGGCCTGACTTGGGTGGCAGCGACTTACCTGATCGGCATAAGTGGGGCAGGTCGCGAGCTGGTAGAGGGGTTCGGGTCGCTTTTTGCCGCTCTCGTACTGTTGTCGGTTGGCATTTGGATGCACGGCAAATCGCAGGCCGGCGAATGGCAACGCTATATCCAGAAGACCATGCAGCACGCTCTGTCGCGCAGGTCCGCATGGTTTCTGTTCGGGCTGGCGTTCCTCGTGGTTTACCGGGAGGTCTTCGAGACGATCCTGTTCTTCGCAGCGCTCTGGACCCAGGGTCATGCCGACGCAATTTTTGTCGGCGCCGCCTCCGCAATCGTGTTGCTGGCGCTGATCGCCTGGGCGATGCTGCGCTACAGTCGGCGACTGCCGATCGGAACCTTCTTCGCCTACAGCTCGATCCTGATCGGCATTCTTGCCGTCGTTCTGGCCGGGAAGGGCATCTCGGGCCTCCAGGAAGCCGGACTTTTGGGGATCACCCCGCTTCCGAATCTGCCCCGCGTTCCGATCCTAGGCATTGCACCGGCACTTGAACCGGTAGCCGGGCAAATCATTACGCTCGCCCTCATTGCTCTGGGGTACTGGCGCAACAGAAGGAAAGGCATGCAAGTCCGGACACCGCAAGCCGAGGCCGGTTGA
- a CDS encoding cation transporter — MLENETSDCGCTGDTQRAGVDPAYRRALWIVVVLNLGFGIVEAFGGFLADSQALKADALDFIGDGSITLIGILALAWSARTRARVALAQGLFLGALGLGVIGLAVWRSLNAVAPEASLMGGIAVAALIVNIAAALVLMRFREGDAHVSAIWLFSRNDAIANVGVIIAAALVAWTGQAWPDLLVAAVIALIFLHSAYLIVKRATEELRAQHAPAQGKAASK; from the coding sequence ATGTTGGAAAATGAAACATCGGATTGTGGCTGCACCGGCGATACGCAAAGAGCAGGTGTGGACCCGGCCTATCGCCGCGCGCTCTGGATAGTGGTCGTGCTCAATTTGGGATTCGGTATTGTCGAGGCCTTCGGCGGATTTCTGGCGGACAGCCAGGCGCTCAAGGCTGACGCCCTCGACTTCATCGGCGATGGATCGATCACGCTGATCGGCATCCTGGCACTTGCGTGGAGTGCCCGCACGCGCGCGCGGGTCGCGCTGGCACAGGGCCTGTTTCTGGGCGCGCTGGGTCTTGGAGTGATCGGTCTGGCGGTCTGGCGCTCGCTTAACGCGGTCGCGCCTGAAGCCAGCTTGATGGGCGGGATCGCGGTCGCGGCCTTGATAGTCAACATCGCGGCGGCGCTTGTGCTCATGCGGTTTCGCGAAGGCGACGCACATGTATCCGCGATCTGGCTTTTCAGCCGCAATGACGCGATCGCCAATGTCGGAGTGATCATCGCTGCTGCCCTAGTCGCCTGGACCGGACAAGCTTGGCCCGATCTGCTGGTCGCGGCGGTGATCGCCCTGATCTTCCTGCATTCGGCTTACCTCATTGTAAAGCGCGCGACCGAGGAACTTCGCGCGCAGCATGCTCCTGCACAAGGAAAGGCCGCCTCCAAATGA
- a CDS encoding helix-turn-helix domain-containing protein yields MLIGGLAKATGTKVNTIRFYEDIGLMPEPERTAAGQRTYTERDVKRLAFIRQARKLGFSIEEARSLLELKNTPNGKCDKASDIAKRHLLSIEERLTHLEALRAELENVVVSCKGGDLSDCKIIETLSQSRPSFVPAKKRTRSRAFSAP; encoded by the coding sequence ATGCTTATCGGAGGTTTGGCAAAGGCCACCGGGACCAAGGTCAATACGATCAGGTTTTACGAGGACATCGGACTGATGCCTGAACCCGAACGTACGGCAGCGGGCCAGCGAACCTATACGGAGCGGGATGTTAAACGACTGGCCTTCATCCGGCAGGCGCGCAAACTGGGCTTTTCCATCGAGGAAGCACGCTCTCTCCTGGAACTGAAGAACACGCCTAATGGAAAGTGCGATAAGGCGAGTGATATTGCGAAACGACATCTACTTAGTATCGAAGAGCGCCTCACCCATCTTGAAGCACTGCGTGCAGAGCTGGAAAACGTAGTGGTGTCTTGCAAAGGCGGCGACTTGTCGGACTGCAAGATCATTGAGACGCTCTCTCAATCCCGCCCCAGTTTTGTGCCCGCGAAGAAAAGAACCCGAAGCCGTGCGTTCTCAGCTCCCTGA